In a single window of the Anguilla rostrata isolate EN2019 chromosome 4, ASM1855537v3, whole genome shotgun sequence genome:
- the nanog gene encoding homeobox protein NANOG gives MADWKLPVSYNYNPSYHAYAYGLMYPQGPEQNHQNLGWAEAAYNHHGVSGGYYSTPPPPQQQQHQSPPRNLEDGHTTSAHFPGSVLYFADSHAQTGRLFLSHNRPLSSQRPTEIERASSDTPSDSEAHTPDSWSSGSSREVAPQVPTSSWREGEEEDVESGSPDSSGLVSSTLTVKEEEAFHGGAEPEEQPPVSMMTPQSVSAQPRKAKARTAFSEDQMTALTHRFSVQRYLTPVEMKTLAGLTGLTYKQVKTWFQNRRMKLKRHQKDTSWVSERYSDSGYRNIAPHSQFQVDTSALTQEHYSNVQFRETAFKKSPTQTPTYYQNYPRPQSPHQPPTRAHGGWNLPPPTHFEFNPNNYNNGNSSINSDDGTPVDAVESPTRMGMGQSVTQWST, from the exons ATGGCAGACTGGAAACTGCCAGTTAGTTACAACTACAACCCGTCCTATCACGCATACGCCTACGGGCTTATGTATCCACAGGGCCCCGAGCAAAATCACCAAAATTTAGGATGGGCAGAGGCCGCCTACAACCATCACGGAGTCAGCGGAGGTTACTACTctacgccgccgccgccgcagcagcaacaacaccaATCCCCACCGCGGAATTTAGAGGACGGTCATACAACAAGCGCACACTTTCCAGGTTCCGTTTTGTATTTCGCCGATTCCCACGCACAAACCGGTCGACTTTTCCTTTCCCATAACCGACCGCTAAGTAGTCAACGACCGACGGAGATCGAGCGGGCAAGCAGCGACACGCCAAGCGACTCGGAGGCTCACACACCAG ATTCATGGAGTTCGGGAAGTAGCAGAGAAGTAGCCCCACAGGTCCCTACTTCCTcctggagagaaggagaggaggaagatgtGGAGAGTGGGAGTCCTGACAGCAGTGGACTTGTTTCCAGCACTCTGACAGTAAAGGAAGAGGAGGCTTTTCATGGGGGCGCTGAACCGGAAGAGCAGCCTCCTGTGTCCATGATGACCCCCCAGAGCGTCTCAGCACAACCCCGCAAGGCCAAGGCACGCACAGCGTTCTCAGAGGACCAGATGACGGCGCTAACGCACCGCTTCAGCGTCCAGCGCTACCTCACTCCAGTGGAGATGAAGACGCTCGCAGGCCTAACCGGCCTCACTTACAAACAG GTGAAGACCTGGTTCCAGAACCGTAGGATGAAGCTGAAGAGACACCAGAAGGACACCAGCTGGGTTTCGGAGAGGTACTCTGACTCTGGATACCGCAACATCGCCCCACACTCTCAG TTTCAGGTGGACACTTCTGCACTGACCCAGGAGCATTACTCCAACGTGCAATTCAGGGAGACCGCTTTCAAGAAGAGCCCTACTCAAACCCCAACGTACTATCAGAACTACCCACGACCGCAGTCGCCTCACCAGCCCCCAACACGAGCGCATGGTGGTTGGAACCTGCCTCCTCCCACCCACTTCGAGTTTAACCCCAATAATTACAACAATGGGAACAGCAGCATCAATAGTGATGATGGAACTCCAGTGGATGCAGTTGAAAGTCCAACACGTATGGGAATGGGGCAGAGTGTCACCCAGTGGTCAACGTAG
- the tm9sf1 gene encoding transmembrane 9 superfamily member 1 isoform X2 has translation MTTSLELPTLRRAGGGLRLSVLALLLLPQLGWAMSYKSGDHVTLYVNKVGPYHNPQETYHYYTLPVCRPKEVRHKALSLGEVLDGDRMAESLYEIRFKENTERKTLCQLTLSEKEVEQLREAVEELYYFEFVLDDIPIWGFVGYMEESGFLPHTHKVGLWTHLDFNIEYNGDSVIFANVSVKDVKPVPLDGVGGAVPVSGAGGDLAVTHTYSVRWFESPLPHGRRAERLRDYSFFPKTLEIHWLSIINSLVLVVLLLGFVIIILMRVLKNDFARYNVEEEGACDDLDQGDNGWKIIHTDVFRFPPYKSLLCAVLGVGAQFLTLATGIIIMALLGMFNVHRHGAINSAAIVLYALTSCVSGYCSCRFYTQIHGQRWVWNIILTSTLFSAPLFLTWSVVNSVHWWSGSTQALPATTVLLLLGAWVLVGFPLTVIGGIVGKNRAGNFQAPCRTRNIPRQIPPQPWYKHTAVHMAIGGFLPFSAISVELYYIFATVWGREHYTLYGILLCVFAILLSVGACISVALTYFLLSGEDYRWWWRSVLSTGSTGIFIFVYSLFYYRNRSSMSGVVQSAEFFGYSLLTAFVFSLMLGTVSFCASLAFIRYIYRSLKMD, from the exons ATGACAACAAGCTTGGAACTTCCTACTCTGCGGCGTGCTGGTGGGGGTCTGAGACTGAGCGTACTGGCCTTGCTTCTCCTGCCCCAGTTAGGATGGGCAATGAGCTATAAGTCTGGTGATCATGTGACTTTATATGTAAACAAGGTCGGTCCCTACCATAACCCACAAGAGACCTATCACTACTATACATTACCCGTCTGCAGACCCAAAGAG GTGAGGCACAAGGCCCTAAGTCTCGGAGAAGTCCTTGATGGTGACAGGATGGCGGAGTCTCTGTATGAGATCCGCTTCAAGGAGAACACTGAGAGAAAGACCCTGTGTCAGCTCACCCTCAGTGAGAAAGAG GTGGAGCAGCTGCGTGAAGCGGTGGAGGAACTCTACTATTTTGAGTTTGTCCTCGATGACATTCCCATCTGGGGTTTTGTGGGTTACATGGAGGAGAGTGGCTTCCTGCCACACACCCATAAG GTGGGACTCTGGACACACCTGGATTTCAACATTGAATACAATGGGGATTCCGTGATCTTTGCAAATGTGTCTGTGAAGGATGTGAAGCCGGTGCCCCTGGACGGAGTTGGTGGGGCGGTGCCGGTCTCCGGGGCGGGCGGGGACCTGGCGGTGACGCACACTTACAGCGTGCGTTGGTTCgagagccccctcccccacgggAGGCGGGCGGAGCGGCTGCGGGACTACTCCTTCTTCCCCAAAACCCTGGAGATCCACTGGCTCTCCATCATCAACTCCCTGGTGCTGGTCGTCCTCCTGCTGGGCttcgtcatcatcatcctcatgaGGGTGCTGAAGAATGACTTTGCgag ATACaatgtggaggaggagggggcctGTGATGATCTTGATCAAGGGGATAATGGCTGGAAGATCATCCACACCGATGTCTTTCGATTCCCGCCATACAAGagcctgctgtgtgctgtgcttggAGTCGGAGCTCAGTTTCTGACGTTAGCCACGG GAATCATCATAATGGCGCTGCTGGGCATGTTTAACGTGCATCGCCATGGCGCCATCAACTCTGCCGCCATTGTGCTGTACGCGCTGACAAGCTGCGTGTCGGGTTACTGCTCCTGCCGGTTCTACACCCAGATCCACGGCCAGCGCTGGGTCTGGAACATCATTCTCACTTCCACCCTCTTCTCAG CCCCCCTGTTCCTGACCTGGAGTGTGGTGAACTCCGTTCACTGGTGGAGCGGCTCCACTCAGGCCCTGCCTGCGACGACCGTGCTCCTGCTGCTCGGGGCGTGGGTGCTGGTGGGCTTCCCCCTCACTGTCATCGGTGGCATCGTGGGCAAGAACCGCGCCGGAAACTTCCAGGCGCCCTGCCGCACCCGCAACATACCCCGCCAGATCCCCCCTCAGCCGTGGTACAAGCACACTGCCGTGCACATGGCCATCGGGGGCTTCCTGCCCTTCAG TGCCATCTCGGTGGAGCTGTACTACATCTTTGCCACGGTGTGGGGCAGGGAGCACTACACGCTGTACGGCATCCTGCTCTGCGTCTTCGCCATCCTGCTGTCGGTGGGCGCCTGCATCTCGGTGGCCCTCACCTACTTCCTGCTCTCGGGGGAGGACTACCGCTGGTGGTGGCGCAGCGTGCTGAGCACCGGCTCCACCGGCATCTTCATCTTCGTCTACTCCCTCTTCTACTACCGCAACCGCTCCAGCATGAGCGGCGTGGTGCAGAGCGCTGAGTTCTTCGGCTACTCGCTGCTCACCGCCTTCGTCTTCTCCCTCATGCTGGGCACCGTGTCCTTCTGCGCCTCCCTGGCCTTCATACGCTACATCTACCGCAGCCTGAAGATGGACTGA
- the tm9sf1 gene encoding transmembrane 9 superfamily member 1 isoform X1 has product MLLKSDSNRAGVVMTTSLELPTLRRAGGGLRLSVLALLLLPQLGWAMSYKSGDHVTLYVNKVGPYHNPQETYHYYTLPVCRPKEVRHKALSLGEVLDGDRMAESLYEIRFKENTERKTLCQLTLSEKEVEQLREAVEELYYFEFVLDDIPIWGFVGYMEESGFLPHTHKVGLWTHLDFNIEYNGDSVIFANVSVKDVKPVPLDGVGGAVPVSGAGGDLAVTHTYSVRWFESPLPHGRRAERLRDYSFFPKTLEIHWLSIINSLVLVVLLLGFVIIILMRVLKNDFARYNVEEEGACDDLDQGDNGWKIIHTDVFRFPPYKSLLCAVLGVGAQFLTLATGIIIMALLGMFNVHRHGAINSAAIVLYALTSCVSGYCSCRFYTQIHGQRWVWNIILTSTLFSAPLFLTWSVVNSVHWWSGSTQALPATTVLLLLGAWVLVGFPLTVIGGIVGKNRAGNFQAPCRTRNIPRQIPPQPWYKHTAVHMAIGGFLPFSAISVELYYIFATVWGREHYTLYGILLCVFAILLSVGACISVALTYFLLSGEDYRWWWRSVLSTGSTGIFIFVYSLFYYRNRSSMSGVVQSAEFFGYSLLTAFVFSLMLGTVSFCASLAFIRYIYRSLKMD; this is encoded by the exons ATGCTTTTGAAATCAGATTCGAATCGGG CAGGGGTTGTCATGACAACAAGCTTGGAACTTCCTACTCTGCGGCGTGCTGGTGGGGGTCTGAGACTGAGCGTACTGGCCTTGCTTCTCCTGCCCCAGTTAGGATGGGCAATGAGCTATAAGTCTGGTGATCATGTGACTTTATATGTAAACAAGGTCGGTCCCTACCATAACCCACAAGAGACCTATCACTACTATACATTACCCGTCTGCAGACCCAAAGAG GTGAGGCACAAGGCCCTAAGTCTCGGAGAAGTCCTTGATGGTGACAGGATGGCGGAGTCTCTGTATGAGATCCGCTTCAAGGAGAACACTGAGAGAAAGACCCTGTGTCAGCTCACCCTCAGTGAGAAAGAG GTGGAGCAGCTGCGTGAAGCGGTGGAGGAACTCTACTATTTTGAGTTTGTCCTCGATGACATTCCCATCTGGGGTTTTGTGGGTTACATGGAGGAGAGTGGCTTCCTGCCACACACCCATAAG GTGGGACTCTGGACACACCTGGATTTCAACATTGAATACAATGGGGATTCCGTGATCTTTGCAAATGTGTCTGTGAAGGATGTGAAGCCGGTGCCCCTGGACGGAGTTGGTGGGGCGGTGCCGGTCTCCGGGGCGGGCGGGGACCTGGCGGTGACGCACACTTACAGCGTGCGTTGGTTCgagagccccctcccccacgggAGGCGGGCGGAGCGGCTGCGGGACTACTCCTTCTTCCCCAAAACCCTGGAGATCCACTGGCTCTCCATCATCAACTCCCTGGTGCTGGTCGTCCTCCTGCTGGGCttcgtcatcatcatcctcatgaGGGTGCTGAAGAATGACTTTGCgag ATACaatgtggaggaggagggggcctGTGATGATCTTGATCAAGGGGATAATGGCTGGAAGATCATCCACACCGATGTCTTTCGATTCCCGCCATACAAGagcctgctgtgtgctgtgcttggAGTCGGAGCTCAGTTTCTGACGTTAGCCACGG GAATCATCATAATGGCGCTGCTGGGCATGTTTAACGTGCATCGCCATGGCGCCATCAACTCTGCCGCCATTGTGCTGTACGCGCTGACAAGCTGCGTGTCGGGTTACTGCTCCTGCCGGTTCTACACCCAGATCCACGGCCAGCGCTGGGTCTGGAACATCATTCTCACTTCCACCCTCTTCTCAG CCCCCCTGTTCCTGACCTGGAGTGTGGTGAACTCCGTTCACTGGTGGAGCGGCTCCACTCAGGCCCTGCCTGCGACGACCGTGCTCCTGCTGCTCGGGGCGTGGGTGCTGGTGGGCTTCCCCCTCACTGTCATCGGTGGCATCGTGGGCAAGAACCGCGCCGGAAACTTCCAGGCGCCCTGCCGCACCCGCAACATACCCCGCCAGATCCCCCCTCAGCCGTGGTACAAGCACACTGCCGTGCACATGGCCATCGGGGGCTTCCTGCCCTTCAG TGCCATCTCGGTGGAGCTGTACTACATCTTTGCCACGGTGTGGGGCAGGGAGCACTACACGCTGTACGGCATCCTGCTCTGCGTCTTCGCCATCCTGCTGTCGGTGGGCGCCTGCATCTCGGTGGCCCTCACCTACTTCCTGCTCTCGGGGGAGGACTACCGCTGGTGGTGGCGCAGCGTGCTGAGCACCGGCTCCACCGGCATCTTCATCTTCGTCTACTCCCTCTTCTACTACCGCAACCGCTCCAGCATGAGCGGCGTGGTGCAGAGCGCTGAGTTCTTCGGCTACTCGCTGCTCACCGCCTTCGTCTTCTCCCTCATGCTGGGCACCGTGTCCTTCTGCGCCTCCCTGGCCTTCATACGCTACATCTACCGCAGCCTGAAGATGGACTGA
- the tm9sf1 gene encoding transmembrane 9 superfamily member 1 isoform X3: MLLKSDSNRAGVVMTTSLELPTLRRAGGGLRLSVLALLLLPQLGWAMSYKSGDHVTLYVNKVGPYHNPQETYHYYTLPVCRPKEVRHKALSLGEVLDGDRMAESLYEIRFKENTERKTLCQLTLSEKEVEQLREAVEELYYFEFVLDDIPIWGFVGYMEESGFLPHTHKDVKPVPLDGVGGAVPVSGAGGDLAVTHTYSVRWFESPLPHGRRAERLRDYSFFPKTLEIHWLSIINSLVLVVLLLGFVIIILMRVLKNDFARYNVEEEGACDDLDQGDNGWKIIHTDVFRFPPYKSLLCAVLGVGAQFLTLATGIIIMALLGMFNVHRHGAINSAAIVLYALTSCVSGYCSCRFYTQIHGQRWVWNIILTSTLFSAPLFLTWSVVNSVHWWSGSTQALPATTVLLLLGAWVLVGFPLTVIGGIVGKNRAGNFQAPCRTRNIPRQIPPQPWYKHTAVHMAIGGFLPFSAISVELYYIFATVWGREHYTLYGILLCVFAILLSVGACISVALTYFLLSGEDYRWWWRSVLSTGSTGIFIFVYSLFYYRNRSSMSGVVQSAEFFGYSLLTAFVFSLMLGTVSFCASLAFIRYIYRSLKMD, translated from the exons ATGCTTTTGAAATCAGATTCGAATCGGG CAGGGGTTGTCATGACAACAAGCTTGGAACTTCCTACTCTGCGGCGTGCTGGTGGGGGTCTGAGACTGAGCGTACTGGCCTTGCTTCTCCTGCCCCAGTTAGGATGGGCAATGAGCTATAAGTCTGGTGATCATGTGACTTTATATGTAAACAAGGTCGGTCCCTACCATAACCCACAAGAGACCTATCACTACTATACATTACCCGTCTGCAGACCCAAAGAG GTGAGGCACAAGGCCCTAAGTCTCGGAGAAGTCCTTGATGGTGACAGGATGGCGGAGTCTCTGTATGAGATCCGCTTCAAGGAGAACACTGAGAGAAAGACCCTGTGTCAGCTCACCCTCAGTGAGAAAGAG GTGGAGCAGCTGCGTGAAGCGGTGGAGGAACTCTACTATTTTGAGTTTGTCCTCGATGACATTCCCATCTGGGGTTTTGTGGGTTACATGGAGGAGAGTGGCTTCCTGCCACACACCCATAAG GATGTGAAGCCGGTGCCCCTGGACGGAGTTGGTGGGGCGGTGCCGGTCTCCGGGGCGGGCGGGGACCTGGCGGTGACGCACACTTACAGCGTGCGTTGGTTCgagagccccctcccccacgggAGGCGGGCGGAGCGGCTGCGGGACTACTCCTTCTTCCCCAAAACCCTGGAGATCCACTGGCTCTCCATCATCAACTCCCTGGTGCTGGTCGTCCTCCTGCTGGGCttcgtcatcatcatcctcatgaGGGTGCTGAAGAATGACTTTGCgag ATACaatgtggaggaggagggggcctGTGATGATCTTGATCAAGGGGATAATGGCTGGAAGATCATCCACACCGATGTCTTTCGATTCCCGCCATACAAGagcctgctgtgtgctgtgcttggAGTCGGAGCTCAGTTTCTGACGTTAGCCACGG GAATCATCATAATGGCGCTGCTGGGCATGTTTAACGTGCATCGCCATGGCGCCATCAACTCTGCCGCCATTGTGCTGTACGCGCTGACAAGCTGCGTGTCGGGTTACTGCTCCTGCCGGTTCTACACCCAGATCCACGGCCAGCGCTGGGTCTGGAACATCATTCTCACTTCCACCCTCTTCTCAG CCCCCCTGTTCCTGACCTGGAGTGTGGTGAACTCCGTTCACTGGTGGAGCGGCTCCACTCAGGCCCTGCCTGCGACGACCGTGCTCCTGCTGCTCGGGGCGTGGGTGCTGGTGGGCTTCCCCCTCACTGTCATCGGTGGCATCGTGGGCAAGAACCGCGCCGGAAACTTCCAGGCGCCCTGCCGCACCCGCAACATACCCCGCCAGATCCCCCCTCAGCCGTGGTACAAGCACACTGCCGTGCACATGGCCATCGGGGGCTTCCTGCCCTTCAG TGCCATCTCGGTGGAGCTGTACTACATCTTTGCCACGGTGTGGGGCAGGGAGCACTACACGCTGTACGGCATCCTGCTCTGCGTCTTCGCCATCCTGCTGTCGGTGGGCGCCTGCATCTCGGTGGCCCTCACCTACTTCCTGCTCTCGGGGGAGGACTACCGCTGGTGGTGGCGCAGCGTGCTGAGCACCGGCTCCACCGGCATCTTCATCTTCGTCTACTCCCTCTTCTACTACCGCAACCGCTCCAGCATGAGCGGCGTGGTGCAGAGCGCTGAGTTCTTCGGCTACTCGCTGCTCACCGCCTTCGTCTTCTCCCTCATGCTGGGCACCGTGTCCTTCTGCGCCTCCCTGGCCTTCATACGCTACATCTACCGCAGCCTGAAGATGGACTGA
- the fen1 gene encoding flap endonuclease 1 — MGIHGLAKLIADQAPSAIKEHDIKSYFGRKIAIDASMSIYQFLIAVRQDGNVLQNEDGETTSHLMGMFYRTIRMLESGIKPVYVFDGKPPQMKSGELAKRGEKRAEAEKLLAQAQEMGEQENIDKFSKRLVKVTKQHNDECKQLLTLMGVPYIEAPCEAEASCAALVKAGKVFATATEDMDGLTFGTGVLLRHLTASEAKKLPIQEFHFNRILQEIGLTHQQFIDLCILLGCDYCGTIKGIGPKRAIDLIKQHGSIEEILENIDAAKHPTPEDWLFREARSLFLEPEVVDCTSLELKWNEPDEAGLIQFMCAEKQFSEDRIRNGCKKIMKSRQGSTQGRLDSFFTVTGSLSSKRKEPDLKGSAKKKQKTSATPGKFKKGK; from the exons ATGGGAATTCACGGCCTTGCAAAGTTGATCGCGGACCAGGCACCTTCAGCCATCAAAGAACATGACATCAAAAGCTACTTCG ggCGAAAGATTGCAATTGATGCATCTATGAGCATCTATCAGTTCCTTATTGCCGTTAGACAGGATGGCAATGTGCTACAGAACGAAGACGGAGAGACAACCAG CCACCTGATGGGGATGTTCTACAGGACAATAAGGATGTTGGAGAGCGGTATCAAACCGGTGTACGTGTTCGACGGAAAACCCCCACAGATGAAGTCAGGCGAG TTGGccaaaagaggagagaagagagccGAGGCGGAGAAGCTTCTAGCACAGGCACAGGAAATGG GGGAACAGGAGAATATTGACAAGTTCAGCAAGCGACTCGTAAAAGTCACCAAGCAACACAACGATGAGTGCAAGCAACTGCTGACGCTGATGGGTGTGCCGTACATTGAG GCGCCGTGTGAGGCAGAGGCCAGCTGTGCGGCGTTAGTGAAGGCAGGGAAGGTCTTCGCCACGGCGACCGAGGACATGGACGGCTTGACGTTTGGGACAGGGGTCCTGCTGAGGCACCTAACAGCCAGCGAAGCCAA GAAACTTCCCATTCAGGAGTTCCATTTCAATCGCATTCTGCAGGAAATTGGTCTGACCCACCAGCAG ttCATAGACCTGTGCATCTTGCTTGGGTGTGATTACTGTGGCACAATTAAAGGAATTGGACCCAAGAGAGCCATCGACCTCATAAAACAACATGGCTCCATTGAGGAGATTTTGGAAAACATTGATGCTGCT AAGCACCCAACTCCAGAGGACTGGCTGTTCAGAGAGGCCCGTTCTCTCTTCCTAGAACCGGAGGTGGTGGACTGCACCTCTCTCGAGCTCAAGTGGAACGAGCCCGACGAGGCGGGGCTGATCCAGTTCATGTGCGCTGAGAAACAGTTCAG CGAGGACCGCATTCGAAACGGCTGCAAGAAGATCATGAAGAGCCGGCAGGGCAGCACACAGGGCAGGCTGGACTCCTTCTTCACCGTCACGGGGTCACTGTCATCCAAACGCAAG GAACCAGATCTGAAGGGCTCAGcgaagaagaagcagaaaacAAGCGCAACACCCGGCAAATTCAAGAAAGGAAAATAG